acattttgggcatgaattttacttattatcatcctccgagcctttttcccaactatgttggggtcggcttccatgtatggatgtagctgagtaccagtgctttacaagaagcgactgccctgcctgacctcttcaacccagttacacgggcaacccaataccccttagttagactggtgtcagacttactggcttctgaatacccgtaacgactgccaaggatgttcgatgacagccgggacctacagtttaacgtgccatccgaaacacagtcattggtgtctaaaatacacttagaaagtacatacaaacatagaaaagttgcattagtacttgcctgacctgggatcgaacccgcgccctcatactcgagaggttggtcctttacccactaggccaccacgacttcctaCTAGTTCCGACtagttcataatattagtaaggatttttcTTTATCGATGGAATTAGctttttttaaaaaactatttgcaaaactatttttatttcatgttctCCCTTTTTTGTCTGGTTCTAAAACTCCAATAATTTCAGCATAAGGAGATTCCTCGACGTACACTGGTGTTCTATTCTCAGTCTGTCTGATGTCCAGATCTGCGTACAAAACGCAGTTTGAGGTAGCCTGTAATCAAATACATTTTAACTCTATCTCTCTGTCTCTCTATCTATACTGTAAGGGTGCGTCTAAACAGTGCAACACGGACTAgtaagcgcagcgtaggaccgTGATTTGCAttctcaaactacactagcgctactcttgcgagcgtgtttgcgagttgaactaaataAAATCGAGATTTTGACGGATAAAATATaagatgacttttagaacgctttgaaccgaatgcgaagtgagagtgaatagctaATAGTATTGATTGAATTCGATCTTTCTAAACTATCTACAACTAATGGAACTAGttatccgatttgaaaaaatcctcCAGTGTTTGATATCCCATTTAACAAGGAatgttataggatactttttatccgggtgcgtgaagTAGCTCCTGCGGGACTCGATTAACTGGCGGGAGCAGGTATAGCCGGCGCCTTCTTCTAACCCAAACGCACCGAGTactagtgaactaacgaggcgtccGGGTTCTTTATCACACCTCACAAAGATTTGTCCTGATTAACCAATCTGGAGaattgcttttaaaaaaatggcACCACACATCTTGGCGACATTACTTTGCTAAGAGTTTTTTCCATTATcacatctccgctcgtcatttcTTTTCCAAGAAAGCTCTCCTCGTTTTGAAAGACGTTGTAGAGTACTTACagagttatattttattgtttgttctgATGCTCTTTTGTTTCTACACCGTCGGATACACACACAGACAAGCAGTAATACAGCACACGCTACTCCCACAGACGATATACCACATATCAACACGAGCTTTCGTGAAATCCCTGGTTTCTCATCtgtatttactgaaaa
This region of Helicoverpa armigera isolate CAAS_96S chromosome 29, ASM3070526v1, whole genome shotgun sequence genomic DNA includes:
- the LOC110377726 gene encoding uncharacterized protein LOC110377726 isoform X2, which codes for MKYANYTPSDVCSRAECCIIEVDLGKAPKPKKSSKATPVLREGQDSKRHHIVPMETKTTAIAPKHVQKFDETYSNITQCIEVNTDEKPGISRKLVLICGISSVGVACAVLLLVCVCIRRCRNKRASEQTIKYNSATSNCVLYADLDIRQTENRTPVYVEESPYAEIIGVLEPDKKGRT
- the LOC110377726 gene encoding uncharacterized protein LOC110377726 isoform X1 codes for the protein MKYANYTPSDVCSRAECCIIEVDLGVGKAPKPKKSSKATPVLREGQDSKRHHIVPMETKTTAIAPKHVQKFDETYSNITQCIEVNTDEKPGISRKLVLICGISSVGVACAVLLLVCVCIRRCRNKRASEQTIKYNSATSNCVLYADLDIRQTENRTPVYVEESPYAEIIGVLEPDKKGRT